A part of Sugiyamaella lignohabitans strain CBS 10342 chromosome D, complete sequence genomic DNA contains:
- the RPT1 gene encoding proteasome regulatory particle base subunit RPT1 (ATPase of the 19S regulatory particle of the 26S proteasome; one of six ATPases of the regulatory particle; involved in the degradation of ubiquitinated substrates; required for optimal CDC20 transcription; interacts with Rpn12p and Ubr1p; mutant has aneuploidy tolerance; GO_component: GO:0005737 - cytoplasm [Evidence IEA,IEA,IEA]; GO_component: GO:0005634 - nucleus [Evidence IEA,IEA]; GO_component: GO:0000502 - proteasome complex [Evidence IEA]; GO_component: GO:0008540 - proteasome regulatory particle, base subcomplex [Evidence IDA] [PMID 9741626]; GO_function: GO:0005524 - ATP binding [Evidence IEA,IEA]; GO_function: GO:0016887 - ATPase activity [Evidence ISS] [PMID 7754704]; GO_function: GO:0016787 - hydrolase activity [Evidence IEA]; GO_function: GO:0017111 - nucleoside-triphosphatase activity [Evidence IEA]; GO_function: GO:0000166 - nucleotide binding [Evidence IEA,IEA]; GO_process: GO:0045899 - positive regulation of RNA polymerase II transcriptional preinitiation complex assembly [Evidence IMP] [PMID 19843524]; GO_process: GO:0045732 - positive regulation of protein catabolic process [Evidence IDA] [PMID 15135049]; GO_process: GO:0070682 - proteasome regulatory particle assembly [Evidence IMP] [PMID 19412160]; GO_process: GO:0030163 - protein catabolic process [Evidence IEA]; GO_process: GO:0006511 - ubiquitin-dependent protein catabolic process [Evidence IPI] [PMID 15135049]) has product MPPKADWEKYKAPIDGDDEKPEENIVPLSEGDIQVLKTYGAAPYGSALKVIEKDIKDIQGRINEKVGVKESDTGLAAPHLWDIMADKQTISQEQPLQVARCTKIIQSPEDPEKAKYVINVKQIAKFVVSLGDQVSPTDIEEGMRVGVERNKYQIMLPLPPRIDPSVTMMTVEEKPDVTYGDIGGSKEQIEKLREVVELPLLSPERFANLGIDPPKGILLYGPPGTGKTLCARAAANRTDATFIRVIGSELVQKYVGEGARMIRELFEMARTKKACIIFFDEIDAIGGARFDDGAGGDNEVQRTMLELITQLDGFDPRGNIKVMFATNRPNTLDPALLRPGRIDRKVEFSLPDIEGRANIFRIHSKSMSVDRDIRWELISRLCPNSTGAELRSVCTEAGMFAIRARRKVATEKDFLAAVDKVIKGNLKFSSTSQYMQYN; this is encoded by the coding sequence ATGCCACCAAAAGCTGACTGGGAGAAGTACAAGGCGCCAATTGATGGCGACGACGAAAAGCCTGAAGAGAACATTGTGCCACTGTCCGAGGGCGACATCCAGGTACTCAAAACATACGGTGCTGCTCCATATGGTTCGGCATTGAAGGTGATTGAGAAAGATATTAAAGATATTCAGGGACGAATCAATGAAAAAGTTGGCGTCAAAGAGTCGGACACCGGTCTGGCAGCTCCACATCTATGGGATATCATGGCTGACAAACAGACTATATCACAGGAACAACCATTACAAGTAGCCAGATGTACAAAGATCATTCAGTCGCCCGAGGACCCTGAAAAGGCCAAATATGTCATTAATGTCAAACAAATCGCAAAATTCGTTGTCAGCTTGGGCGACCAGGTCTCACCCACTGATATTGAAGAGGGCATGAGAGTCGGTGTGGAGCGTAATAAATACCAGATTATGTTGCCACTACCACCGCGTATTGATCCATCTGTTACAATGATGACTGTCGAAGAGAAACCCGATGTCACTTATGGAGATATTGGTGGAAGCAAAGAACAGATTGAAAAGCTTCGTGAGGTCGTAGAGCTGCCTCTGTTATCTCCTGAAAGATTCGCTAATCTTGGTATCGATCCTCCTAAGGgtattttattatatggacctcctggtactggtaagacGCTGTGTGCGCGAGCCGCGGCAAACAGAACCGATGCTACTTTTATTCGTGTTATCGGTTCTGAGCTTGTCCAGAAATATGTCGGTGAGGGTGCAAGAATGATCAGAGAACTGTTTGAAATGGCCAGAACTAAAAAAGCATGCATTATCTTCTTTGACGAAATCGATGCCATTGGAGGTGCGCGTTTTGAtgatggtgctggtggtgataacGAAGTGCAAAGAACCATGTTGGAGCTGATTACTCAATTAGACGGTTTCGATCCCCGTGGTAACATTAAAGTCATGTTTGCCACCAATCGTCCCAACACTTTGGACCCTGCTTTACTAAGACCCGGTCGTATCGATCGTAAGGTCGAGTTCAGCCTGCCCGATATTGAGGGCCGTGCCAACATTTTCAGAATCCACTCTAAGAGCATGTCCGTTGATCGTGATATCCGATGGGAGCTGATTTCTAGACTGTGTCCTAACTCGACCGGTGCTGAACTGCGTTCCGTATGTACTGAGGCCGGTATGTTCGCCATTCGTGCCAGAAGAAAGGTCGCTACTGAAAAGGATTTCCTCGCGGCCGTCGACAAGGTCATCAAGGGTAACCTCAAGTTCAGCAGTACCTCACAGTACATGCAATATAACTAA